A portion of the Edaphobacter lichenicola genome contains these proteins:
- a CDS encoding glycoside hydrolase family 27 protein, with amino-acid sequence MRASTTLSLSLLLSCLPLIAQTQLAATPPMGWNSWNHFAEHVTDADVRSATDSLVSTGMRDAGYVYVNVDDTWQGKRDAQGVLHPNERFPDMKALGDYIHSKGMKFGIYSSPGAQTCGHYEGSLGHEEQDAKMYAEWGVDFLKYDLCSFGENMLKAEAEHPSDPNAAKNLMIAAYKKMGDALKATGRPILYSLCQYGVDQPWKWGPELGANMWRTTDDIDDSYGRMISIGFAQAGLAKYAGPGHWNDPDMLEVGNGKMTEDEYKTHMSLWVLLASPLLAGNDLTKMTDADKSILMNKEAIAIDQDALGTQGDRLSESGDLDVWTKPLSDGRVAVGLFNRSWSVRDVSVDLGEIGFKSGGSVRDVWKRADLGHRSGVFTSRIPRHGVTLIIVGK; translated from the coding sequence ATGCGTGCGTCTACGACCCTCTCGCTTTCTCTCTTACTCTCTTGTCTTCCCTTGATCGCTCAAACACAACTCGCGGCTACGCCGCCGATGGGGTGGAATAGCTGGAACCATTTCGCGGAGCATGTGACCGATGCGGACGTGCGTTCGGCGACTGACTCGCTGGTGAGTACCGGGATGCGCGATGCAGGCTACGTGTATGTAAACGTCGACGACACATGGCAGGGGAAGCGGGATGCGCAGGGTGTGTTGCATCCGAATGAACGGTTTCCGGATATGAAGGCGCTGGGGGACTACATCCACTCAAAGGGGATGAAGTTTGGGATCTATTCATCACCGGGGGCGCAGACGTGCGGGCACTACGAGGGAAGTCTCGGGCATGAGGAGCAGGATGCGAAGATGTACGCCGAGTGGGGCGTCGATTTCTTGAAGTACGACCTGTGCTCGTTTGGCGAGAACATGCTCAAAGCTGAAGCGGAGCATCCGAGTGATCCGAATGCAGCGAAGAACCTGATGATTGCGGCGTACAAGAAGATGGGAGATGCGCTGAAGGCTACGGGGCGGCCGATACTCTACAGCCTTTGTCAGTATGGAGTCGATCAGCCGTGGAAGTGGGGGCCGGAGCTAGGCGCGAATATGTGGCGGACGACGGACGACATCGATGATTCGTATGGGAGGATGATCTCGATCGGGTTTGCGCAGGCGGGGCTGGCGAAGTATGCGGGGCCCGGGCACTGGAACGATCCGGACATGCTTGAGGTTGGGAACGGCAAGATGACCGAGGACGAGTATAAGACGCATATGAGCCTGTGGGTTCTGCTCGCTTCGCCGCTGCTGGCGGGAAATGATCTGACGAAGATGACGGATGCGGATAAGAGCATCCTGATGAACAAAGAAGCCATCGCGATCGACCAGGATGCGCTGGGGACGCAGGGTGATCGGCTGTCTGAGAGTGGAGATCTAGATGTGTGGACCAAGCCACTGAGCGATGGACGCGTCGCAGTCGGACTCTTCAACCGGAGTTGGAGCGTGCGTGACGTGTCTGTGGATTTAGGTGAGATTGGATTCAAGAGTGGCGGCAGTGTGAGAGATGTGTGGAAACGGGCGGACCTGGGGCATCGCTCTGGAGTTTTTACTTCGAGGATCCCGAGGCATGGGGTGACTTTGATTATCGTAGGGAAATAA
- the rplM gene encoding 50S ribosomal protein L13 — protein MSTTIPSGKDIKRKWFVLDASGKTLGRLATQAASILAGKLNVLYTPYIDMGDHVIIINAEKIVLTGLKSDQKLYRRYTGFPGGLREESFVKLLARRPEAIVEQAVKGMLPKNKMGRQMATKLKVYKGSQHPHLAQQPVAMDFHASNAPKVLTSKVMVPAHPAHSLEG, from the coding sequence ATGTCCACCACGATTCCGAGCGGCAAAGATATTAAGCGCAAGTGGTTTGTGCTCGATGCCAGCGGCAAGACCCTCGGTCGCCTCGCCACCCAGGCCGCCTCCATCCTCGCCGGCAAGCTCAACGTCCTCTACACCCCCTACATCGATATGGGCGATCACGTCATTATCATCAATGCCGAAAAGATCGTGCTGACCGGCCTCAAGTCTGACCAGAAGCTCTATCGGCGCTACACCGGCTTCCCCGGTGGTCTCCGCGAAGAGTCCTTCGTCAAGCTCCTCGCTCGTCGCCCTGAAGCCATCGTTGAGCAGGCCGTCAAGGGCATGCTCCCCAAGAACAAGATGGGCCGCCAGATGGCCACCAAGCTCAAGGTCTACAAGGGCAGCCAGCATCCGCACCTTGCCCAGCAGCCCGTCGCTATGGACTTCCATGCGTCCAACGCGCCCAAGGTTCTCACGTCGAAGGTCATGGTGCCAGCGCACCCTGCCCATTCGCTCGAAGGCTAA
- a CDS encoding ArnT family glycosyltransferase: MEITAKTADRLDQIAWHRYLLGLALVAAATYLICISSPPSLMDDVDAVQGQIARNMLTSGDWVTARLNGVIYLEKSPLMYWLIAISYKIFGVHDWAARIPIALSSIGLAWLTAAMGKWAFGKRAGFYAGLCIATCVGLFLFTRILIPDVMLTVSIAFAMWAFLRVLDDGETHQRRWAYLFAASLGVSLLLKSLVGVVFPLATAVVYLSFTRQLFSLETWRRFRPFTGTAIMLVIAAPWHILATIRNPPYFAFTMHSGPGQYHGFLWFYFINEQLLRFLNMRYPRDYSTVPRIWFWLFHFIWLFPWSVYLPAATRLSYKPIDRAGRMRLLAACWIGFILVFFTFSSTQEYYSMPCYPAFALLLGSAMATGGKWVRWGTHVLTAISAVCAVAAVGILFYVRHVPTPGDISAALSHQATYKLSLGHMQDLTLESFAYLRVPLALAAIAFLVGVAGTIRTRSHRAVLAMALMMVLFYQAARLALIAFDPFLSSRPLANAILDSPPGDVIVETQYWLLSSIPYYTGRPELLLNGRWFNLEYGSNAPGSPDVFINDAEFQRIWLTSKRFYLVTKEKNVPRLEQLVGGEHLDLVAKSGGKCVYTNLPVTNSVVPKDF; encoded by the coding sequence ATGGAAATTACGGCGAAGACTGCCGATCGACTGGATCAGATAGCCTGGCATCGTTACTTGCTGGGCTTGGCTCTTGTAGCTGCTGCCACCTACCTTATCTGCATTAGTTCACCGCCTTCGCTAATGGATGATGTCGATGCTGTGCAGGGACAGATTGCACGCAACATGTTGACCTCGGGCGATTGGGTGACGGCGCGTCTTAATGGCGTGATCTATCTGGAGAAGTCTCCGCTGATGTACTGGCTGATCGCGATCTCATACAAGATCTTTGGAGTGCATGATTGGGCGGCGCGCATCCCGATCGCCCTGTCTTCCATCGGGCTCGCATGGCTGACGGCGGCTATGGGCAAGTGGGCGTTCGGTAAGAGAGCCGGCTTCTATGCGGGTCTGTGCATTGCTACATGTGTTGGGCTCTTTCTCTTTACTCGCATTCTCATCCCTGACGTGATGCTGACCGTCTCGATTGCATTCGCGATGTGGGCGTTTTTGCGAGTTCTGGACGATGGAGAGACACACCAGCGACGTTGGGCGTATCTGTTTGCCGCAAGCCTCGGCGTGAGCTTGTTGCTCAAGAGCCTGGTCGGTGTGGTGTTTCCGCTGGCCACTGCGGTCGTCTATCTCTCGTTCACTCGTCAGCTCTTTTCGCTCGAGACCTGGAGACGCTTTCGCCCGTTTACGGGAACCGCGATTATGCTGGTGATCGCCGCGCCCTGGCACATTCTGGCTACGATACGAAACCCGCCATACTTCGCGTTCACAATGCATAGCGGGCCAGGGCAGTACCACGGATTTCTCTGGTTCTACTTCATTAATGAACAACTACTGCGGTTCTTGAACATGCGCTATCCGCGCGACTATAGCACTGTGCCGAGGATCTGGTTCTGGCTCTTCCACTTTATATGGCTCTTTCCCTGGAGCGTATATCTTCCCGCGGCTACGAGGCTCTCCTATAAGCCGATAGACCGCGCGGGCCGCATGCGGTTGCTTGCAGCTTGCTGGATAGGATTTATCTTAGTTTTCTTCACATTTTCGAGTACGCAGGAATACTACTCGATGCCTTGTTATCCGGCGTTTGCGTTGTTGCTGGGTTCGGCTATGGCGACGGGCGGGAAGTGGGTAAGGTGGGGGACACATGTTCTTACTGCAATTTCGGCAGTTTGCGCTGTTGCGGCTGTTGGCATCTTGTTTTACGTTCGCCACGTCCCGACGCCGGGTGACATCTCGGCTGCGCTTTCGCACCAAGCTACCTATAAGTTGAGCCTCGGGCATATGCAGGACCTGACGTTGGAGTCGTTCGCTTATCTGCGTGTTCCGCTTGCTTTGGCTGCGATTGCTTTCTTGGTCGGGGTCGCCGGCACGATTCGGACGCGAAGTCACCGAGCTGTTTTGGCCATGGCGCTAATGATGGTGTTGTTTTATCAAGCGGCTCGATTGGCGCTGATCGCCTTCGATCCGTTCCTCTCCTCACGTCCGCTGGCCAACGCGATTCTGGATTCGCCGCCGGGTGACGTAATCGTTGAGACGCAATATTGGTTGTTGTCTTCGATTCCCTACTACACAGGGCGCCCTGAGCTGCTGTTGAATGGCCGCTGGTTCAACCTGGAGTACGGTTCCAACGCGCCGGGTTCGCCGGATGTGTTTATCAACGACGCGGAGTTTCAGCGCATCTGGCTCACGTCGAAGCGGTTCTATCTGGTTACAAAAGAGAAGAATGTGCCGCGCCTTGAGCAGTTGGTGGGCGGCGAGCATCTTGATCTGGTGGCGAAGTCGGGAGGCAAGTGCGTGTACACGAACTTGCCTGTAACCAACTCTGTCGTTCCAAAAGACTTTTGA
- a CDS encoding translation elongation factor Ts encodes MTETAVKIDAKLVKELREKSGAPMGDCLKALQEAKGDMEDAFVVLRKRGMASAAKKASRTTNEGAVGTYIHAGGKIGVLLELNCESDFVARTDDFQELLRDVAMHIAAVDPRFVSREDVTEADLEREKDVYRAQAAASGKPAEIIEKMLTGKLAKFYEEFCLLDQPFIKEASQTIGQLIASKVAKLGENISVRRFARFKVGATDWTVAQAKAATTEEAAS; translated from the coding sequence ATGACTGAAACCGCCGTAAAGATCGACGCAAAACTCGTCAAAGAACTCCGTGAAAAGTCCGGCGCCCCGATGGGCGACTGCCTCAAGGCCCTGCAAGAAGCGAAAGGCGACATGGAAGATGCCTTCGTCGTCCTCCGCAAGCGTGGCATGGCCTCGGCCGCCAAGAAGGCCAGCCGCACCACCAACGAAGGCGCAGTCGGGACCTACATCCACGCCGGCGGCAAGATCGGCGTTCTCCTCGAGCTCAACTGCGAGTCCGACTTCGTAGCCCGCACCGATGACTTCCAGGAGCTGCTCCGCGACGTCGCCATGCACATCGCTGCAGTCGACCCGCGCTTCGTCAGCCGTGAGGATGTCACCGAAGCCGACCTCGAGCGCGAGAAGGACGTCTACCGCGCCCAGGCCGCTGCCTCCGGCAAGCCCGCCGAGATCATCGAGAAGATGCTCACCGGCAAGCTCGCCAAGTTCTACGAAGAGTTCTGCCTCCTCGATCAGCCCTTCATCAAGGAAGCCTCGCAGACCATCGGCCAGCTCATCGCCAGCAAAGTCGCAAAGCTTGGCGAGAACATCAGCGTCCGTCGCTTTGCCCGCTTCAAGGTCGGCGCAACTGACTGGACCGTAGCCCAGGCCAAGGCAGCCACCACCGAAGAAGCCGCTTCCTAA
- the rpsI gene encoding 30S ribosomal protein S9: MADLIQYYGTGRRKSSIARVFLRPGSGKFTVNKKECDVYFVTAQQRAAAKRSLGIADIGETFDVITTVKGGGVMGQADAVKLGIARALMVFNPELRKALKAEGLVTRDSRGKERKKYGQKGARARFQFSKR; this comes from the coding sequence ATGGCAGATCTGATTCAGTACTACGGAACCGGCCGTCGCAAGTCCTCGATCGCACGGGTCTTCCTGCGTCCAGGCAGCGGCAAATTTACCGTCAACAAAAAAGAGTGTGACGTTTACTTCGTCACCGCTCAGCAGCGTGCAGCCGCCAAGCGGTCGCTCGGCATCGCCGACATCGGCGAGACCTTCGACGTCATCACCACCGTCAAGGGTGGCGGCGTCATGGGCCAGGCCGACGCAGTCAAGCTCGGCATCGCACGCGCCCTCATGGTATTCAACCCCGAGCTCCGCAAGGCGCTCAAGGCAGAAGGCCTCGTTACCCGCGACTCGCGTGGTAAAGAGCGCAAAAAGTACGGTCAGAAGGGTGCTCGCGCACGCTTCCAGTTCTCCAAGCGATAG
- a CDS encoding YceI family protein, whose translation MRLAILCFLALATLPTLGRAQVPVFETTPTDSTIKFYVKSSVSIVGNFDKWDATLKFSSADVTTAILDIKIEAATVNTGSGVKDSKLKSKDFFNVEHDPLITFHSTKIVQTSPVDFDVQGNFTIRGVSKPETLKLSVTGKGTGQGSIKGTMAFDRKDYGIDGSIPFVKIADRVEVNVDLQIKQVSGPRLVYKE comes from the coding sequence ATGCGACTAGCCATCCTATGCTTTCTCGCCCTTGCGACGCTGCCGACATTGGGTCGCGCACAGGTTCCTGTGTTCGAAACCACCCCAACCGACAGCACAATTAAGTTTTATGTGAAGTCCTCAGTCTCGATTGTCGGTAACTTTGACAAATGGGACGCTACGCTAAAGTTTTCGTCAGCGGATGTCACGACGGCTATCTTGGACATTAAAATCGAGGCAGCCACGGTCAACACCGGAAGCGGTGTAAAAGACAGTAAGCTGAAGAGCAAAGACTTCTTCAACGTCGAGCACGATCCTCTCATTACCTTTCACTCAACGAAGATTGTGCAGACTAGTCCGGTTGACTTTGACGTCCAGGGGAACTTTACAATACGAGGGGTCTCCAAGCCAGAGACGCTCAAGCTGTCCGTGACCGGCAAAGGAACCGGCCAGGGCTCGATCAAGGGAACGATGGCTTTTGACCGCAAGGACTATGGCATCGATGGCAGCATTCCGTTCGTAAAGATCGCCGATCGCGTTGAAGTGAATGTCGATCTCCAGATAAAACAAGTAAGCGGTCCCCGCCTCGTTTACAAGGAGTAA
- the rpsB gene encoding 30S ribosomal protein S2, which produces MANITMKELLEAGVHFGHQTKRWNPKMKEYIFGERNGIYIIDLQKTLKMFKEASKFVTDLTATGKLILFVGTKRQAQDAIAEEATRAGMPYINSRWLGGLLTNWVTVQKSVKRLTELDDMSTDGRYELLTKKEVIKLERERKHLTTNLAGIKTMKRLPDAIFVVDSNNEAIAVAEARKLGIPVVAVVDTNCDPTVVDYVIPGNDDALRAIRLFTTKIADSAYEGVQMVSEKAFATEAADIQPLAISPEYIGEDGEIEPGEIHAAAEPVEAAADEDETVDLAAVLGGNIRKAPSAATEPEAESESISAQAAV; this is translated from the coding sequence TTGGCAAACATCACTATGAAAGAACTGCTCGAAGCTGGCGTTCACTTCGGGCATCAGACCAAGCGCTGGAACCCTAAGATGAAGGAGTATATCTTCGGCGAGCGCAACGGCATTTACATCATCGACCTCCAGAAGACCCTCAAGATGTTCAAAGAGGCTTCCAAGTTTGTCACCGACCTCACCGCCACCGGCAAGCTCATCCTGTTCGTCGGCACCAAGCGTCAGGCTCAGGACGCCATCGCGGAAGAAGCAACCCGCGCAGGCATGCCGTACATCAACAGCCGCTGGCTCGGTGGTCTGCTCACCAACTGGGTCACCGTGCAGAAGTCCGTCAAGCGCCTCACCGAGCTCGACGACATGTCGACCGATGGCCGCTACGAGCTCCTCACCAAGAAGGAAGTCATCAAGCTCGAGCGCGAGCGCAAGCACCTCACCACCAACCTCGCCGGTATCAAGACCATGAAGCGCCTTCCCGACGCCATCTTCGTCGTTGACTCCAACAACGAAGCCATCGCCGTCGCCGAAGCCCGCAAGCTTGGTATCCCGGTTGTCGCTGTCGTCGACACCAACTGCGATCCCACCGTCGTTGACTACGTCATCCCCGGCAACGACGACGCCCTCCGCGCCATCCGCCTCTTCACCACGAAGATCGCCGATTCCGCCTACGAAGGCGTCCAGATGGTCTCCGAGAAGGCCTTCGCCACCGAAGCCGCTGACATTCAACCCCTCGCAATCTCCCCCGAGTACATCGGTGAAGACGGCGAGATCGAGCCGGGCGAGATCCACGCCGCTGCCGAGCCTGTCGAAGCTGCTGCCGACGAAGACGAAACCGTCGACCTCGCTGCAGTCCTCGGCGGAAACATCCGCAAGGCTCCGTCAGCCGCGACCGAGCCCGAAGCCGAATCCGAGTCCATCTCCGCCCAGGCCGCCGTTTAA
- a CDS encoding glycoside hydrolase family 9 protein, whose protein sequence is MEVLVDHVGYETRSTKQALILGTEQDNPHKFSLIDTVTGGVVMTGDLTAQGQVNAWGAHTFWAADFSSWQKAGHYTIQVQSPAGEMRSCSFEIDDNLLERSTLSNVVFYFKGQRASGLIDQVDRRLPLPPGQPGFVDVHGGWYDATGDYGIHLSHQNPTSYFNPQQVPLVVWSLLKSYRTLEARHDDDFSEYLRRMLDEGMFGADFLVRMKRPNGSFFESITAPGKDKLPQDRAIGNPNWRTQIKKSASDSTEHLQSAEGPHAYEASFRAGGGMAIAALALASTMPIDGDFPRATYLRTAKEAFQFLNAHNRELLNDGKENILDDYCALLAATELYRATREEVYRLAADRRATSLMARLATTGAFHDYWRADDGSRPYFHPSDAGLPLVSLLEYAEIAAPVAQKQVHLVIERSLRFELTMTNEVNNPFGYARQLVRMGDGTIRSAFFFPHDTEAAPWWQGENARLASLAAAARMAAPLFEKDSAFHAQLEDYASNQLHWILGRNPFDASMLMGSGHGNAPYMFFRSYKYTSAPGSVINGITAAIDNEDGIAFNEGYAVTGKDEDWRWTEQWLPHAAWYLYAVSLPHP, encoded by the coding sequence TTGGAAGTCCTGGTCGATCACGTCGGTTACGAGACGCGCTCCACCAAGCAGGCACTGATCCTCGGAACAGAGCAGGACAATCCGCATAAGTTTTCTTTGATTGATACCGTCACGGGCGGCGTTGTTATGACTGGAGACCTGACTGCCCAAGGCCAAGTAAATGCGTGGGGTGCGCATACTTTCTGGGCTGCGGATTTTTCTTCGTGGCAGAAGGCCGGCCACTATACGATTCAAGTGCAATCGCCCGCAGGAGAGATGCGTTCCTGCTCCTTCGAGATCGACGACAATCTTCTCGAACGCAGTACACTTTCAAATGTTGTTTTCTACTTCAAAGGGCAGCGTGCCAGTGGCCTGATTGACCAAGTGGATCGTCGCCTACCACTGCCTCCGGGGCAGCCCGGCTTTGTCGATGTGCACGGCGGCTGGTATGACGCTACTGGCGATTACGGTATTCATCTCTCACACCAAAACCCGACCTCGTATTTCAATCCTCAACAAGTTCCGCTTGTAGTTTGGAGTTTGTTGAAGAGTTATCGCACACTTGAAGCGCGGCACGATGATGATTTCAGCGAGTATCTGCGGCGAATGCTGGATGAGGGCATGTTTGGCGCAGACTTTCTGGTACGGATGAAGCGTCCGAATGGCTCTTTCTTTGAAAGCATTACCGCCCCGGGAAAAGATAAGTTGCCGCAGGATCGAGCCATCGGCAATCCGAACTGGCGTACACAAATCAAAAAGAGTGCGTCAGATTCAACTGAACATCTGCAGAGTGCTGAGGGACCACACGCTTACGAAGCAAGCTTCCGTGCGGGCGGGGGCATGGCCATCGCAGCATTGGCTCTTGCAAGCACGATGCCGATCGATGGAGATTTCCCTCGCGCCACTTACCTGCGTACCGCGAAAGAAGCGTTCCAATTTCTGAATGCGCACAATCGCGAACTATTGAACGATGGAAAAGAAAACATACTCGACGATTATTGCGCCCTCTTGGCAGCTACCGAGTTGTATCGCGCGACGAGAGAGGAGGTCTACAGGTTGGCGGCTGATCGGCGCGCCACAAGTCTGATGGCGCGGCTCGCGACTACGGGAGCGTTTCACGATTATTGGAGAGCAGACGACGGATCGCGGCCTTACTTTCATCCTTCCGATGCTGGCCTTCCCCTTGTCAGCCTGCTTGAATATGCAGAGATTGCGGCGCCTGTTGCGCAAAAGCAAGTGCATCTAGTCATAGAGCGTTCACTACGCTTCGAACTTACGATGACAAACGAAGTCAACAACCCGTTCGGTTATGCGCGGCAACTTGTGCGCATGGGCGACGGCACAATTCGCAGCGCTTTTTTCTTTCCGCATGACACAGAAGCTGCTCCCTGGTGGCAGGGTGAAAATGCGCGGCTGGCGTCGTTGGCCGCCGCTGCGCGTATGGCCGCGCCGCTCTTTGAAAAAGATTCCGCTTTCCATGCACAACTTGAAGATTATGCGTCGAACCAATTGCATTGGATTCTGGGCAGAAATCCTTTTGATGCGAGCATGCTGATGGGAAGCGGCCATGGCAATGCACCTTACATGTTTTTTCGTTCTTACAAATACACGAGTGCTCCTGGATCGGTCATCAACGGCATTACCGCAGCCATCGACAACGAAGACGGGATCGCTTTCAATGAAGGATATGCGGTGACTGGCAAGGATGAGGATTGGCGCTGGACGGAGCAGTGGCTTCCACACGCGGCTTGGTATCTATACGCTGTCAGCCTTCCGCATCCGTGA
- a CDS encoding GntR family transcriptional regulator translates to MAKSEVRSFPRTSSLDKDGFIPLYHQIQRALIARIHAGELSVGDCFPSEYELARFYQVSRITARQALNHLKSSGYAISQKGRGTYVTQPKLEKNIMHLRGFTEDMKRRGIIPTSRLLEQSVLQAPASLAEELRVDAASPVLRIRRLRIGDGTPMALEESHVPLKHYPGLERISFAENSLYAVLRDQYGVRAAWADEVLEASPATREESELLSIPKGAIMLSISRVIMTTAEIPIEVACSRYCGDLYRASIRVPTTIIE, encoded by the coding sequence TTGGCAAAATCCGAAGTCCGATCGTTCCCTCGCACATCATCGCTGGATAAAGATGGTTTTATTCCCCTATATCACCAGATTCAACGTGCACTGATTGCGAGAATTCACGCAGGCGAGTTGTCGGTGGGAGATTGTTTCCCCTCTGAGTATGAGTTGGCACGGTTTTATCAGGTGAGCCGCATCACCGCGCGGCAGGCTCTGAACCATCTCAAAAGCAGCGGATATGCAATAAGCCAAAAGGGAAGAGGCACATACGTCACACAGCCGAAACTTGAAAAAAATATCATGCACCTCCGCGGATTCACGGAGGACATGAAGCGACGTGGCATAATTCCCACTTCGCGCCTGCTTGAACAGTCTGTGTTGCAGGCTCCCGCAAGCCTCGCAGAAGAACTTCGAGTCGACGCAGCTTCTCCGGTCTTGCGGATCCGGCGTCTTCGTATCGGGGATGGAACTCCGATGGCGCTTGAAGAGTCACACGTCCCCCTCAAGCACTATCCGGGTCTAGAAAGAATTAGTTTCGCGGAAAATTCTTTGTATGCCGTGCTCCGCGACCAATACGGAGTGCGGGCGGCTTGGGCTGACGAAGTACTCGAAGCCTCGCCTGCTACCCGCGAAGAATCCGAGCTGTTGTCTATTCCAAAGGGGGCCATCATGCTGTCTATTTCGAGAGTCATTATGACAACTGCAGAGATCCCGATAGAAGTTGCCTGTTCCCGTTATTGCGGTGATTTGTATCGCGCATCAATTCGGGTTCCGACGACCATAATCGAATAA